In Anolis carolinensis isolate JA03-04 chromosome 4, rAnoCar3.1.pri, whole genome shotgun sequence, the genomic window TTgcaattggattattgctttctttactgctttttattaagttttgctattttttaccaataaactgaaaaactcaagcctgctgtggtggagtgtgtgtgctGTAGCAAGGTGAATCATTGCTGAGGTGCGACAGggaggtttatatctctgtggaaggtcccgggtgggagaaagaaagaactcgtctgttggaggcaggtgtggatgttgtcactaatcaccttgattagcatgaatGGCTTTGCCACCTtcattcctacctgggggaatcctttgttcggaggtgttagctgtccctaagtgattcatgtctggaatttctctgttttcagagtgttgttctttatttattgtcctgattttagagtttgttaatactgggagccagattttgtgaGAGTGGTCGagcttttctgtgttctcaaataatattctgtgtccaggcgggttcatcaagtgctctgctctggctgacttctctggccgagtgagtctgcagtgcctttcatgttccttgatttgtgtctgggcgaTGCTGCTGCATTTGTGGGTCCCTCTGGAGACTTGTCCACAGATGCATGGTATGTgggagactcctgcagaggtgacatGACAggataaaccgctgagctgctgaacttactaaacaaaaggccgcaggtttgactccgtggagcagagtgagtgcccgctgttagccccagcttctgctaacctaacagttcgaaaacatacaaatgtgaatagatcaataggtatcgctctgtgGGGAAGGCATTGGCGCTCCACCCAGTCATGTCAGtgtccacatgactttggaggtgtatatgaacaacgccagctcttcagctttgaaatggagatgagcaccaacccccagggctggacacgactggacttaacgtcagggggaaaccgttacctttactATGAAGGGAAAGTTTTGGAGagcggtgccacctatatgcagatgacacccaactctactactccttcccaccttaagccaaggaagctgtcctgacatGGTCTGTATTAAAGTTTACGCACAAGGTTCCGGATGAATGGattgatatatatgtgtgtgtgtgtgtgtgtgtgttttattatgtgttttaatggtaTTGTTAACTgatttgtgtgtgttgttttgATTTTAGTGATTGTGGTTCGGGCATTGAGTTTTGCCAActtctgtaagccaccttgagtcccctcgggtgagaaaggcggggtagaaatgttgtaaggaaataaataaatatataaataaaaccttTTCTTTCTGGtgggcttttaaagaaggttttaaagatcaattcaggggctGCTGTAGTTTTCAGTTTGgaatatgtttttatgaatttatatTGAATTTTAATTAATACCAATGATAATTAATTatgtttaattatatatatatatgtgtgtgtgtgtattttaaattgtactaaaatgcttttaatgtaaccggctttgaatctccttgttgAGAGCAAAAGCAGGGAACATATAaacatcatgatgatgataatgatgatgatgatgataatgatgggaGAACTGAAGGTCCTTGTCCTTCATTCCTTatcttttatctcttttttcttcACCAGGGAAAGGAGCAGTCTATGGAGTCACATTTGTCATGATGGGAAACAATTCAACATCTAGCGGATATTGAAGAACTTGGAATTCCAAAGTGCAGGAAGAAAACCAGTCCTATAGGAAGAAGAAATGCTCCAGAGATGCTGATCTGGCTGAACTCTTCACCTCACTCATAGTTCAGAAAGGGAAAGATGGagaagaaagcatataaatgtactGAATGTGGGGAGATCTTTAGTCAGCAGGAAAAACTGCAGATACATGAAAGCACTCACACTGGTAAGAAGCCCTAtgcatgcctggaatgtggaaataGATTCACGCAGAGTAGAGATCTACGGTCACATcagagaactcacactggggagaaaccttatgaatgccaggaatgtggaaagagcttcactcacagTACAAATCTACATAGAcaccaaagaactcacactggagagaaaccctttaaatgccacGAGTGTGGGAATagctttgctcagagtggaacactacattcacatcaaagagctcacactggggagaaaccctttcaaTGCCTAGATTGTgaaaagagctttgctcagagtggacatctacgttcacatcaaagagctcacactggagagaaaccctataaatgccaggagtgtgggaagagctttgctgagagtggacatctacgtagacatcaaagcgctcacactggggagaaaccctttaaatgtctagattgtggaaagagctttgctcagaatggaaatctacgttcacatcaaagagctcacactggggagaaaccctttaaatgcctagaTTGTGGAAAGAGTTTTGCTCAGAGTGGacaactacgttcacatcaaagagctcacactggggaaaaaccctatgaatgccaggagtgtggaaagagctttcctCGGAGTGaacatctacgttcacatcagagaactcacactggggagaaaccctatgaatgcccggagtgtggaaagagctttcctCGGAGTCAATATctatgttcacatcaaagaactcacactggagagaaaccttaTGAATGCCtggaatgcggaaagagcttcgcTCACAGTACAagtctacgtagacatcaaagaactcacactggagagaaaccctataaatgccgggagtgtgggaagagctttccTCGGAGTGAacatctacattcacatcaaagagctcacactggggagaaaccctttaaatgcctagaTTGTGGAAAGAACTTTGCTCGGAGTGGAacactacattcacatcaaagagctcacactggggagaaaccctttaaatgcctagaTTGTGGAAAGAACTTTGCTCGGAGTGGAacactacattcacatcaaagagctcacactggggagaaaccctttaaatgcctggagtgtggaaagagctttgcgcaGAATGCAAAACTGTATTCAcaccaaagaactcacactggtgagaaaccctatcaatgcctggagtgtggaaagagctttgctcagagtgaACATCTCCGTTTACATCAGAgaattcacactggggaaaaaccctgtgAGTGAAAGAGGTTCACTCACACTGGAGATCTATACAAACATAATAGAACTCACACTAGGAAGAAACtgtaaatgcctggaatgtgaaaAGAGCTTTACTGAGAGTGGAGCattcaacttaaaatatacaaatatgcaaacattgagACAGGATGGTTTTCAACTGGGAATTTTAAATCTATTGGGAGGTGcttagagtgtggaaagagctttgcttagACTCAACATCTCCATTTATGTGAAAGAACTCAAACTGAGGCTCTCCCCGCGTTACAAACAAGAAAGGTTtggtaggtttattcttaagttcaatttgtatatgggtcagaacaggtatattttaagtgtaattccagtcagtttttgtttagttttgataGTAcagtaaaagtaacttttccttgCTGCCTTTGTC contains:
- the LOC100564755 gene encoding zinc finger protein 420 isoform X2; this encodes MEKKAYKCTECGEIFSQQEKLQIHESTHTGKKPYACLECGNRFTQSRDLRSHQRTHTGEKPYECQECGKSFTHSTNLHRHQRTHTGEKPFKCHECGNSFAQSGTLHSHQRAHTGEKPFQCLDCEKSFAQSGHLRSHQRAHTGEKPYKCQECGKSFAESGHLRRHQSAHTGEKPFKCLDCGKSFAQNGNLRSHQRAHTGEKPFKCLDCGKSFAQSGQLRSHQRAHTGEKPYECQECGKSFPRSEHLRSHQRTHTGEKPYECPECGKSFPRSQYLCSHQRTHTGEKPYECLECGKSFAHSTSLRRHQRTHTGEKPYKCRECGKSFPRSEHLHSHQRAHTGEKPFKCLDCGKNFARSGTLHSHQRAHTGEKPFKCLDCGKNFARSGTLHSHQRAHTGEKPFKCLECGKSFAQNAKLYSHQRTHTGEKPYQCLECGKSFAQSEHLRLHQRIHTGEKPCE